A window from Acidobacteriota bacterium encodes these proteins:
- a CDS encoding NAD-dependent epimerase/dehydratase family protein, translating to MRVFVTGATGYIGSAVVDALQRASHEVVALVRHQAKARRLADRGVESAVGTLGNPSTWRQQASTCTGFVHAAFEQSPKGVEIDRIALDTLVDLARAAGERGPASFIYTSGIWVLGSSPEPVDETAPLHPTDLVAWRPAHEQLVLDTASDTLRAAVIRPGIVYGGAHGIVSDLLASAENGLMRIVGSGENHWPLVYDRDLADLYARVLVSDEGRGVFHATDGADEQVRTIAEAIVEHRPHPPDIRFVPLAEARAKMGPYADALALDQRIRSPRAHALGWNPSLRSVSGNIPRLFEELRRGRARQQQEQQDS from the coding sequence ATGCGAGTGTTCGTGACCGGGGCTACCGGCTACATCGGGTCGGCGGTGGTCGATGCCCTGCAGCGCGCGTCCCACGAGGTCGTCGCGCTGGTACGGCACCAGGCAAAGGCTCGGCGTCTGGCCGACCGCGGCGTGGAGTCGGCCGTCGGCACGCTGGGCAACCCGTCCACGTGGCGTCAGCAGGCGTCCACGTGCACGGGTTTCGTGCACGCGGCGTTCGAGCAGTCGCCCAAGGGCGTCGAGATCGATCGGATTGCGCTCGACACGCTCGTCGACCTGGCCCGCGCGGCGGGAGAGCGTGGACCGGCGTCCTTCATCTATACGTCGGGCATCTGGGTGCTCGGATCCTCGCCGGAACCCGTCGACGAGACGGCCCCCCTGCATCCGACTGACCTGGTCGCGTGGCGACCGGCTCACGAGCAACTCGTCCTCGATACGGCGTCAGACACATTGCGCGCGGCGGTCATCCGTCCCGGCATCGTGTACGGCGGCGCGCACGGTATCGTCTCCGACCTGCTGGCGTCTGCCGAGAACGGCCTCATGCGTATCGTCGGCTCCGGCGAGAACCACTGGCCGCTCGTGTACGACCGCGACCTGGCGGATCTCTACGCACGGGTGCTCGTGAGTGACGAGGGGCGTGGCGTCTTCCACGCCACTGACGGTGCGGACGAGCAGGTGCGCACGATTGCCGAGGCGATCGTCGAACATCGGCCGCATCCGCCCGACATCAGGTTCGTGCCGCTGGCCGAAGCGCGCGCGAAGATGGGACCGTACGCCGACGCGCTGGCGCTCGATCAGCGCATTCGCAGCCCTCGTGCGCATGCGCTCGGATGGAATCCGTCGCTCCGTTCCGTATCGGGGAACATCCCGCGCCTGTTCGAGGAATTGCGCCGGGGACGGGCGAGACAACAACAGGAACAGCAGGATTCGTAG
- a CDS encoding dienelactone hydrolase family protein, translating into MKLTAGVGLLTAALVFPAQDASAQTAFSATHAAATDPHAEHAMEAASHAGHQAAPAAANLPPGEDGAKARLNSSPRHGEYADIALAGGSPLRAWVSYPERKDKAPVVIVIHEIFGLSDWIRSVADQLAADGYIAIAPDLLTGKGPNGGGTEAFASRDDVVAGVRGLTPDEVVARLNAVRDYGVKLPAANGKSATVGYCWGGSTSFMYATRQPGLDAAVVFYGGSPSDLGTLASTKAAVLGLYGENDARVNATIDPAKAEMGRLKKVFDTHIYAGAGHGFLRAQSGQNGANLKATQEAWPTMLAFFKKYL; encoded by the coding sequence ATGAAACTGACAGCCGGTGTCGGGCTGCTCACCGCAGCCCTCGTTTTTCCCGCGCAGGATGCGTCGGCGCAGACCGCATTCTCGGCCACGCATGCCGCCGCCACGGATCCGCACGCGGAGCACGCCATGGAGGCCGCGAGCCACGCAGGGCATCAGGCCGCGCCTGCGGCCGCGAACCTGCCGCCGGGCGAGGACGGCGCGAAGGCGCGCCTGAATTCGTCCCCGCGCCACGGAGAGTACGCCGACATCGCCCTCGCCGGCGGCAGTCCGCTGCGTGCGTGGGTGTCGTATCCGGAGCGCAAGGACAAGGCGCCCGTCGTCATTGTGATCCACGAGATTTTCGGGTTGTCCGACTGGATCCGATCGGTGGCCGATCAGCTCGCGGCAGACGGCTACATCGCGATCGCGCCGGATCTCCTCACGGGCAAGGGGCCCAACGGCGGTGGCACCGAGGCCTTCGCGTCGCGCGACGACGTGGTGGCGGGCGTGCGTGGGCTGACGCCAGACGAGGTCGTGGCCAGGCTGAATGCGGTGCGTGACTACGGCGTGAAGCTGCCTGCCGCGAATGGGAAGTCGGCGACGGTCGGCTACTGCTGGGGCGGGTCCACCAGCTTCATGTACGCCACCAGGCAGCCCGGCCTCGACGCTGCCGTCGTGTTCTACGGCGGGTCGCCGTCGGACCTCGGCACGCTCGCGTCAACGAAAGCTGCCGTGCTCGGCCTCTACGGCGAGAACGACGCGCGCGTGAATGCGACGATCGATCCGGCGAAGGCCGAGATGGGGCGCCTGAAGAAGGTGTTCGACACGCACATCTACGCGGGCGCCGGCCACGGCTTCCTGCGCGCGCAGTCGGGCCAGAATGGCGCCAACCTGAAGGCCACGCAGGAGGCGTGGCCGACGATGCTGGCGTTCTTCAAGAAGTATCTGTAA
- a CDS encoding M20/M25/M40 family metallo-hydrolase, with protein MSSSQRAFASRSARALLVTAAVSMAACSTPTSHVAPPGPDLESIDAARLEAHAAFLADDLLEGRAPGARGGDLAARYVATQFALLGLEPGAADGTFYQPVPIVEATVSRERTTMSARGSKGRRAFTMGRDLSLIASVDAPSVALDAEVVFVGHGIVAPEYDWNDYDGADVTGKVVMAMVNDPPATNAEPDLFAGKALTYYGRWTYKFEEALRQGAAGVILIHTEASATYPFGVVLSTTIGEQVFLPTADGEPVLRLKSWLTNDAAVDLAALGGQDLDALRERALTRGAKATPLGVTVSLRVTQATTRKTSPNVVAKLPGRNAEEAIVFSSHYDHMGRRETTDGSDGIWNGARDNASGVGALLELARAYATSPYAPGRTVYFLATTAEERGLLGSEYFVQHSPFPVDRIAANLNMDSMNVYGSSASFVMLGADRTDAAELVEEVARAQNRTPGTDEHPERGYFFRSDHFPFVKAGVPAFSLTLGDASGFRGPRAEQARAMSDAYNATHYHQPSDEISPDWDWTGAVEDTRLMAELGWRIAALPVMPAYKSGDQFARIRAKDGK; from the coding sequence ATGTCCAGTTCCCAGCGTGCGTTCGCGTCGCGCTCCGCTCGTGCCCTGCTCGTCACCGCCGCCGTGTCGATGGCCGCGTGCTCGACGCCGACGTCGCACGTGGCACCGCCGGGGCCCGACCTCGAATCGATCGACGCCGCGCGTCTCGAAGCACACGCCGCGTTCCTCGCCGACGATCTGCTGGAAGGGCGCGCGCCGGGTGCGCGCGGCGGCGATCTCGCGGCGCGCTACGTGGCCACGCAGTTCGCGCTGCTCGGTCTCGAGCCAGGCGCGGCCGACGGCACGTTCTACCAACCCGTCCCCATCGTCGAGGCGACAGTTTCGCGCGAGCGTACGACGATGAGCGCGCGTGGTTCGAAGGGACGGCGCGCGTTCACGATGGGCAGGGACCTGTCGCTCATCGCGTCCGTCGACGCGCCATCGGTCGCGCTCGATGCGGAGGTGGTCTTCGTGGGCCACGGCATCGTCGCGCCCGAGTACGACTGGAACGACTACGACGGTGCGGACGTGACGGGGAAGGTCGTCATGGCGATGGTCAACGATCCGCCCGCGACCAACGCGGAACCAGACCTGTTCGCCGGCAAGGCGCTCACGTACTACGGGCGCTGGACGTACAAGTTCGAGGAAGCGCTGCGGCAGGGCGCGGCCGGCGTGATCCTCATCCACACGGAGGCCTCGGCCACGTATCCCTTCGGCGTGGTGCTCTCGACGACGATCGGCGAGCAGGTGTTCCTGCCCACTGCCGACGGCGAGCCCGTGCTGCGGCTGAAGTCATGGCTCACCAACGACGCGGCCGTCGATCTGGCCGCGCTCGGTGGACAGGACCTCGATGCGCTGCGGGAGCGCGCACTCACGCGCGGCGCGAAGGCCACGCCGCTTGGCGTCACCGTCTCCTTGCGCGTGACGCAGGCCACCACGCGCAAGACGTCGCCCAACGTCGTTGCGAAGCTGCCGGGGCGCAACGCCGAGGAGGCCATCGTGTTCTCGTCGCACTACGACCACATGGGCCGGCGCGAGACCACCGATGGGTCGGACGGCATCTGGAACGGCGCGCGCGACAACGCGTCTGGCGTCGGCGCGCTGCTCGAACTCGCGCGCGCGTACGCCACGTCGCCGTACGCACCGGGCCGCACCGTCTATTTCCTCGCCACGACGGCAGAGGAGCGTGGCCTGCTCGGATCCGAGTACTTCGTGCAGCACTCGCCGTTTCCCGTGGATCGCATCGCCGCCAACCTGAACATGGACAGCATGAACGTGTACGGGTCGTCGGCCTCGTTCGTGATGCTCGGCGCGGACAGGACGGACGCCGCGGAACTGGTGGAGGAAGTGGCGCGCGCGCAGAACCGCACGCCCGGCACCGACGAGCATCCCGAGCGCGGCTACTTCTTCAGGTCCGATCACTTCCCGTTCGTGAAGGCGGGCGTGCCGGCGTTCTCGCTGACGCTTGGCGATGCGTCGGGCTTCCGTGGCCCGCGCGCCGAGCAGGCGCGCGCCATGTCCGACGCGTACAACGCGACGCACTACCACCAGCCCTCCGACGAAATCTCGCCGGACTGGGACTGGACCGGTGCCGTCGAAGACACGCGTCTGATGGCGGAGCTCGGGTGGCGCATCGCCGCACTGCCCGTGATGCCGGCGTACAAGAGCGGCGACCAGTTCGCACGCATCCGCGCGAAGGACGGGAAGTAG
- a CDS encoding threonine/serine dehydratase: protein MLATLAGIRAAAVRIDRIARRTPVVDLAPIVEGLHVKCEQMQPIGAFKIRGAYNYLAQLDADARAAGVITYSSGNHGQAVAYAAQRFGIPAVIVMPETAPAVKVDGARRWGAEVVFAGTTTVHRQERAEALAAERGLLVVPPFDSLPIVEGQGTAGLELLEQVPAVRTVVVPVGGGGLISGVAAAIKLSDPSIRVIGVEPEGAPKMSQSLAAGVPVTLASVKSVADGLMAVRPGTINFAHVQALVDDVVTVSDDAIVDAARVLWESARIAIEPSGAASVAGALPRLDAWRADGPVVAVLSGGNVGLAELATLIASSARG, encoded by the coding sequence ATGCTCGCCACACTCGCGGGGATTCGCGCCGCCGCGGTACGCATCGACCGCATCGCGCGACGGACGCCTGTCGTCGATCTCGCGCCGATCGTCGAGGGCCTGCACGTGAAGTGCGAACAGATGCAGCCCATCGGCGCATTCAAGATTCGCGGCGCATACAACTATCTCGCGCAGCTCGACGCTGACGCGCGCGCGGCCGGCGTCATCACGTACTCGTCGGGCAATCACGGCCAGGCCGTGGCGTACGCGGCGCAGCGATTCGGCATCCCGGCGGTGATCGTGATGCCCGAGACGGCACCGGCCGTGAAGGTGGACGGCGCGCGCCGCTGGGGCGCCGAGGTGGTGTTCGCGGGCACGACGACAGTCCACAGGCAGGAGCGCGCTGAAGCGCTGGCGGCAGAGCGCGGCCTGCTCGTGGTGCCGCCGTTCGACAGCCTGCCGATCGTCGAAGGTCAGGGAACGGCCGGACTCGAGTTGCTCGAACAGGTGCCGGCCGTGCGGACCGTTGTGGTGCCCGTCGGTGGCGGCGGGCTCATCTCCGGCGTCGCGGCGGCCATCAAGTTGTCGGATCCGTCGATTCGCGTGATCGGCGTCGAGCCCGAAGGCGCGCCGAAGATGTCGCAGTCGCTCGCGGCAGGCGTGCCCGTGACGTTGGCATCGGTGAAGAGCGTGGCCGACGGATTGATGGCGGTCAGGCCCGGCACGATCAACTTCGCGCACGTGCAGGCGTTGGTCGACGATGTGGTGACCGTGTCCGACGATGCGATCGTCGATGCGGCGCGCGTGTTGTGGGAGAGCGCGCGCATCGCGATCGAGCCGAGCGGCGCGGCGTCGGTCGCGGGTGCGTTGCCGCGCCTCGACGCCTGGCGCGCCGACGGTCCCGTGGTCGCCGTGCTCAGCGGCGGCAACGTCGGTCTCGCGGAACTCGCGACCCTGATTGCGTCGAGTGCCAGGGGCTGA
- a CDS encoding aminotransferase class V-fold PLP-dependent enzyme, with the protein MPTMLGAAATHAAAAAAGPLKPGPEIYQSIGVEPVINCRGTFTIIGGSVELPEVRAAMDAATRYYAQIDELAAAVGQRLAELTGAEWGMVSSGCAAGLKHVTAACVTGGNPERLVRIPDLTGFDKTEVVCPRYSRNVYDAAVRNVGVTMITVDSLEELERALGPRTAMIYLLAGNETMSGPFSLENIAKVAKPKKVPILIDAAAEGLTFPNVHLQQGATIVAYSGGKALRGPQCAGLLLGDKALLQSAWQASAPHHGPGRDNKVGREETLGMLAAVEAWVTRDHAAEWKTWLGWLDTIAKRVGTVPGVTTTVREPQGLSNRTPSLVISWNPDALNITGEDAADYLSKNKPRIAVGAGGGGRGAAAAGTTSISVAAWMMQPGDDKIVADRIHALLSATRPPRSTAMAAPSIDVSGRWDVEVAFASSQGRHTLSLEQKDGWLQGTHQGEFSTRDIAGMVEGDEVVVRSVERRPGSSVTFTFSGKATGDTMSGNVHMGEYLTATFTARRHAYTAPRMRIRVPQGPPLAT; encoded by the coding sequence ATGCCGACGATGCTCGGCGCCGCCGCCACGCACGCCGCCGCTGCGGCCGCAGGGCCGCTGAAGCCAGGGCCGGAGATCTATCAGTCGATCGGCGTCGAGCCGGTCATCAACTGTCGCGGCACGTTCACGATCATCGGCGGCTCCGTCGAACTGCCCGAAGTGCGCGCCGCGATGGATGCCGCGACGCGCTACTACGCGCAGATCGACGAACTGGCCGCCGCCGTCGGACAGCGGCTCGCCGAGCTCACGGGCGCAGAGTGGGGCATGGTGTCGTCTGGCTGCGCGGCGGGTCTCAAGCATGTCACCGCCGCGTGCGTCACCGGCGGCAACCCCGAACGCCTCGTGCGCATTCCCGACCTCACGGGCTTCGACAAGACGGAAGTCGTCTGCCCGCGCTACTCGCGCAACGTGTACGACGCCGCCGTGCGCAACGTCGGCGTGACGATGATCACCGTCGATTCGCTCGAGGAGCTCGAACGCGCGCTCGGTCCGCGGACCGCGATGATCTACCTGCTCGCGGGGAACGAGACCATGTCTGGTCCGTTCTCGCTCGAGAACATCGCGAAGGTCGCGAAGCCGAAGAAGGTACCCATCCTGATCGACGCCGCGGCCGAAGGCCTCACCTTCCCCAACGTGCACCTCCAGCAGGGCGCGACAATCGTCGCCTACAGCGGCGGCAAGGCGCTGCGCGGACCGCAGTGCGCGGGTCTGCTGCTCGGCGACAAGGCGCTGCTGCAGTCGGCGTGGCAGGCGAGCGCCCCGCACCATGGTCCTGGGCGCGACAACAAGGTGGGCCGCGAGGAGACGCTCGGCATGCTGGCCGCCGTCGAGGCGTGGGTCACGCGCGATCACGCCGCCGAGTGGAAGACGTGGCTCGGCTGGCTCGACACGATCGCGAAGCGTGTGGGCACGGTGCCCGGCGTCACGACCACCGTGCGCGAGCCGCAGGGACTGTCCAATCGCACGCCGTCGCTCGTCATCTCGTGGAACCCCGACGCTCTCAACATCACGGGCGAGGATGCCGCCGACTATCTCTCGAAGAACAAGCCCAGGATTGCCGTCGGTGCGGGCGGAGGCGGTCGGGGCGCCGCGGCAGCCGGGACAACGTCGATCTCCGTGGCGGCGTGGATGATGCAGCCGGGCGACGACAAGATCGTGGCCGATCGCATCCATGCACTGCTGTCTGCCACGCGTCCGCCCCGATCGACGGCAATGGCAGCGCCGTCGATCGACGTGAGCGGACGCTGGGACGTGGAGGTTGCGTTTGCCAGCAGCCAGGGTCGCCACACGCTCTCGTTGGAGCAGAAGGACGGCTGGCTGCAGGGCACGCATCAGGGCGAGTTCAGCACGCGCGACATCGCGGGCATGGTCGAGGGCGACGAGGTCGTGGTCCGGAGCGTCGAGCGTCGGCCGGGGAGCTCCGTGACGTTCACGTTCTCGGGCAAGGCCACCGGCGACACGATGTCTGGCAACGTGCACATGGGCGAGTACCTCACCGCCACGTTCACCGCAAGGCGCCACGCATACACCGCGCCACGCATGCGCATCCGCGTCCCGCAGGGCCCGCCGCTTGCTACCTAG
- a CDS encoding HD domain-containing protein, with product MTSATPGQDLALVHAIATAVRARGGRALVVGGYVRDALLGHPSKDIDIEVFGIPADDLRALLAQWGPVNTVGESFTVFKVQGLDVSLPRRESKVGRGHKGFAVFGDPWLSFDEAASRRDFTMNAIGWDPLTDAYLDPHGGRADLDARLLRMVDARTFGDDSLRVLRALQFAARFACRLDEATARVCRETPLDDLPAERIWGEVEKLLLRAHRPSIGLHLGRDLGVVARLWPTLDALAACPQDAEWHPEGDVWTHTTMVVDEAATRKRDFTYPEQVALMLGALLHDIGKPLVTAEVDGRIKSPGHEGAGVPLATAILDALQVHTLDGYPVRNQVLALVAWHMLPGSWWKAAAPVSDGAFRRLARKVDMVLLARLSDADCNGRGGTFDCSFGQWFLDRVSALGVEHSAPPPLLLGRHLMALGVPPGPSMGDVLRAVYDQQLDGAVTTLDEAIVAARALIQR from the coding sequence ATGACCAGCGCCACGCCGGGGCAGGATCTCGCGCTCGTCCATGCGATCGCCACGGCCGTGCGCGCACGCGGCGGACGCGCGCTCGTCGTCGGTGGCTACGTCAGGGACGCGCTGCTGGGACACCCGAGCAAGGACATCGACATCGAGGTGTTCGGCATTCCCGCCGACGACCTGCGCGCGCTGCTCGCGCAGTGGGGGCCGGTGAATACCGTCGGCGAGAGCTTCACGGTCTTCAAGGTGCAGGGGCTCGACGTGTCGTTGCCCCGCCGTGAGTCGAAGGTGGGTCGCGGGCACAAGGGTTTCGCCGTGTTCGGCGATCCGTGGCTGTCGTTTGACGAGGCCGCCAGCCGCCGTGACTTCACGATGAACGCGATCGGCTGGGATCCGCTCACCGACGCGTACCTCGACCCGCACGGCGGCCGCGCCGATCTCGACGCTCGCCTGCTCCGCATGGTCGACGCACGGACGTTCGGCGACGACAGCCTCCGCGTGCTGCGTGCGCTGCAGTTCGCCGCGCGCTTCGCCTGCCGGCTCGACGAGGCGACGGCGCGCGTCTGCCGCGAGACGCCGCTCGACGACCTGCCCGCCGAGCGCATCTGGGGCGAGGTGGAGAAACTGCTGCTTCGCGCCCATCGCCCGTCCATCGGCCTGCACCTCGGACGCGATCTCGGCGTCGTGGCGCGCCTGTGGCCCACGCTCGACGCGCTGGCGGCGTGCCCGCAGGATGCCGAGTGGCATCCCGAAGGCGACGTGTGGACGCACACCACGATGGTGGTGGACGAGGCGGCAACGCGGAAGCGCGACTTTACGTATCCGGAGCAGGTGGCGCTGATGCTCGGCGCGCTCCTGCACGACATCGGCAAGCCGCTCGTCACCGCCGAAGTTGACGGCCGCATCAAGTCGCCCGGCCACGAGGGCGCCGGCGTACCGCTCGCCACGGCCATCCTGGATGCGCTGCAGGTCCACACGCTCGACGGCTACCCGGTGCGCAATCAGGTGCTCGCGCTCGTCGCGTGGCACATGCTGCCCGGGTCGTGGTGGAAGGCCGCCGCGCCTGTCTCCGATGGGGCGTTCCGTCGCCTGGCCCGCAAGGTCGACATGGTGTTGCTGGCGCGCCTCTCCGACGCGGACTGCAACGGCCGCGGCGGCACGTTCGACTGCTCGTTCGGGCAGTGGTTCCTCGATCGCGTCTCGGCGCTCGGTGTCGAGCATTCGGCCCCACCACCGCTGCTCCTCGGTCGGCACCTGATGGCGCTCGGCGTCCCGCCTGGACCGTCGATGGGTGACGTGCTGCGCGCCGTGTACGACCAGCAGCTCGATGGTGCGGTCACCACGCTCGACGAGGCGATCGTCGCGGCGCGGGCATTGATTCAGCGCTGA
- a CDS encoding SDR family NAD(P)-dependent oxidoreductase has translation MGDRRTAVITGASSGIGQACAEAFAREGLHVVLAARRLDRLEHVAATIVGAGGAATPVACDVTDPAQVDRAMDTAIAATGRIDVMVCNAGLGYNGRLDETDADAMRRLMDVNYFGTFHAARAACRHFRLQRHGHIFIVSSIVGRKGVPRMGAYAATKFAQAGLGESVRAELAGTGIHVTLVYPISTETEFRSAIAQEWGMDVSGSGPRQSPEHVATTMVRALRRPRADVYPMALTRLIPAASALLPGLADWVSARFSRTPR, from the coding sequence ATGGGCGATCGGCGAACGGCCGTCATCACGGGAGCCTCGTCTGGCATCGGCCAGGCGTGCGCCGAAGCGTTCGCGCGCGAGGGCCTGCACGTCGTGCTGGCCGCACGCCGGCTCGACAGGCTCGAACATGTCGCGGCGACGATCGTCGGCGCGGGCGGCGCGGCAACGCCAGTAGCCTGTGACGTCACCGACCCCGCACAGGTCGATCGCGCGATGGACACCGCCATCGCCGCGACGGGACGGATCGACGTCATGGTGTGCAACGCGGGGCTCGGCTACAACGGGCGGCTCGACGAGACGGACGCCGACGCCATGCGCCGGTTGATGGACGTCAACTACTTCGGCACCTTCCACGCTGCGCGCGCCGCCTGTCGTCACTTCCGCTTGCAGCGTCACGGCCACATCTTCATCGTGTCGTCGATCGTCGGCCGCAAGGGCGTGCCGCGCATGGGTGCCTACGCCGCGACGAAGTTCGCGCAGGCGGGCCTCGGCGAATCCGTGCGCGCCGAACTCGCGGGGACCGGCATCCACGTCACGCTCGTGTATCCGATCAGCACCGAAACGGAGTTCCGCAGCGCCATCGCACAGGAATGGGGCATGGATGTCTCGGGCTCCGGCCCTCGCCAATCACCTGAACACGTCGCGACAACGATGGTGCGTGCGTTGCGACGCCCAAGGGCCGACGTGTATCCGATGGCGCTGACGCGGCTCATCCCCGCGGCGTCGGCACTGTTGCCGGGCCTTGCCGACTGGGTGTCGGCCAGGTTCAGCCGGACGCCGCGATGA
- a CDS encoding ArgE/DapE family deacylase, with translation MERTQRLLRDLVAINSINPLLVPGAPGEADAAECLATCLRESGLDVTVSEVVPGRPNVVGVLDGTQPGPTLLLCGHLDTVGVEGMDDPFTPVERDGRLYGRGTQDMKGGLAACVGAARLLAAEGLAKGRVLVAGVVDEEFASLGAEALVRDWRADAAVITEPTDLTVATAHKGFAWLEIVTHGKAAHGSRPEDGRDAILAMGRVLGVLERFDQELRARPTHPLLGSGSLHASTIAGGTEASVYPAECRLSMERRTLPGEDGARALHEVEQMLAVLRRNDAAFRADARLVVDRPAYDLDPSAELPQQLVVAARARGLEARLTGMSYWTDAAILGNAGIPTVIFGPRGAGLHSAVEYVDLSSVDECAYTLAALARQFLG, from the coding sequence ATGGAACGCACGCAGCGGTTGCTCCGCGATCTGGTCGCCATCAACTCGATCAATCCCCTGCTCGTGCCGGGCGCGCCGGGTGAGGCCGACGCCGCGGAGTGTCTGGCAACCTGCCTGCGCGAGAGTGGTCTCGACGTCACGGTGAGCGAGGTGGTGCCTGGCCGCCCCAACGTCGTCGGCGTACTCGACGGCACGCAGCCGGGGCCGACGCTGCTGCTGTGCGGGCACCTCGATACCGTTGGTGTCGAAGGCATGGACGATCCGTTCACGCCCGTCGAACGCGACGGCCGTCTCTACGGACGCGGCACGCAGGACATGAAGGGCGGGCTGGCCGCCTGCGTGGGCGCGGCGCGTCTGCTTGCCGCCGAAGGCCTGGCGAAGGGCCGGGTGCTCGTCGCCGGCGTGGTGGACGAGGAGTTCGCGAGTCTCGGCGCGGAGGCCCTGGTGCGCGACTGGCGCGCTGACGCCGCGGTGATCACCGAGCCGACGGATCTCACGGTGGCGACCGCGCACAAGGGCTTCGCGTGGCTCGAGATCGTGACGCATGGCAAGGCCGCGCACGGCAGCCGGCCCGAAGACGGGCGCGATGCGATTCTCGCGATGGGGCGCGTGCTCGGCGTCCTTGAGCGGTTCGATCAGGAACTGCGCGCGCGTCCGACGCATCCGCTGCTCGGCAGCGGATCGCTGCACGCGTCGACGATCGCCGGCGGCACCGAAGCGAGCGTGTATCCGGCCGAGTGTCGTCTGTCGATGGAACGGCGCACGCTGCCGGGCGAAGACGGTGCGCGTGCGCTGCACGAAGTGGAGCAGATGCTTGCCGTGCTGCGCCGCAACGACGCCGCGTTCCGCGCCGACGCGCGTCTCGTCGTGGATCGGCCGGCGTACGACCTCGACCCGTCGGCGGAACTGCCGCAGCAACTCGTGGTGGCGGCGCGTGCGCGCGGCCTCGAAGCACGCCTCACCGGCATGAGCTACTGGACCGACGCGGCGATTCTTGGCAATGCGGGCATTCCGACAGTGATCTTCGGTCCGCGCGGCGCGGGACTCCACAGTGCGGTGGAGTACGTCGACCTGTCGAGCGTCGACGAGTGCGCGTACACGCTTGCCGCCCTCGCCAGGCAGTTCCTCGGGTGA